One window of Campylobacter sp. RM12651 genomic DNA carries:
- a CDS encoding sugar-phosphate nucleotidyltransferase, which yields MPLNKAYLTCDTTTNGDEVYTPLYAVEPLLDFIPKSKTIWCPFDKEWSAFVQLLNKNGNKVIYSHIDDGYDFFEYEPNEHYDLIISNPPFSKKDKILKRCYELNKPFGLLLPVNSLQSKFRTDLFITYGLELLVFDLRIDYHARNNLKTTIKGNHFGSAYFCHRLLNKPLIFKTLNKYEKELI from the coding sequence ATGCCTTTAAATAAAGCATATTTAACTTGTGATACAACAACTAACGGAGATGAGGTTTATACACCTTTGTATGCAGTAGAACCATTACTTGATTTTATACCTAAAAGTAAAACAATATGGTGTCCTTTTGATAAGGAATGGTCAGCATTCGTTCAATTATTAAACAAAAATGGGAATAAAGTAATCTATTCGCATATAGATGACGGATATGACTTTTTTGAATATGAGCCAAATGAACATTATGACCTCATCATATCAAATCCTCCATTTAGTAAAAAAGATAAGATTTTAAAGCGTTGTTATGAGTTAAATAAACCTTTCGGTTTATTATTACCTGTCAATTCATTGCAAAGTAAATTTAGAACAGATTTATTCATTACATACGGACTAGAACTTCTAGTTTTTGATTTAAGAATTGATTACCATGCAAGAAATAATTTAAAAACAACTATTAAAGGTAATCATTTTGGTAGTGCTTATTTTTGTCATAGACTATTAAATAAACCATTAATATTCAAAACTCTAAATAAATATGAAAAAGAACTTATTTAA
- a CDS encoding conjugal transfer protein TraG N-terminal domain-containing protein: MIRKIILFALFSSFIYAKDNVIYVYGYADTLAEMLKNISLFYTTSFNKIIQASLVVGLAVTIIKSVLNPKSNILVNIVKSFVISIIVVMIFFRAGPGKEYSYIIKDETNNVVKNVSHIPIGLGKMLEISTTFERIMTDVMEQALQNVNDEVDRFSKNGFIFPLKAKMLYNDIQYNNTPFQNNVGTYLNECLIRYGGIDSSSNYLDNLLWGGTTFQNLSRANGLHQQMGNNLIDNMKLSGVYQGFLVNYITKDNEIRIVTCKTLYEKIKNDFKNIKLDKELYAKYKTIFVDNLSKDKALNKLNSFVKLWSNGIDDSNEILKHNVLLNTLNTSFVNRAETLGVSAKASVFGLATAQMHSKEQFTISTQMAITHLPELKAMVHVIVVALSPLLMLFAILFMNAMFAKTFVTLHLWIVLWNPIIAIINFMITDKVEKIVEYLNSQGISPFSVIGSNYLDGVILDYIAFEGTLWWLVPLLAMAIATGSAYAFTQLATSLGQQFSSASMMGARQVTSMATQGSQSIRDGSSTYTKDGTGVTRNFTDVANGQKVDYAMRYGNTDTMQELEVKGTNFHQKYGNTGHTLDGSFSNLAVGETLTNSVKQGFNKANNTNITTGSQEGFSKIDTGSTSKQYSDSEQKQMTEQVAKIMTESKSFEEALQKLNNAGYNTSADFKQYFSEDTKASFGAGAGANANVGKSENISKGANASVQVSSSTSSGAQASDSQGTNIQNMVQKAFKSGAITKADNSENQTDAHSNTQQKTDTSTYNTSITTLKSGVHSKVQNYTHGNSYGTENAQNRNISQNAVASYMNATLQEYENQHGAMSIEDRIKFNIDQASKIGNMTAGMTDTKEISNALGLGINAPQDGVSNYTGYDKFKHNFENAQSSVNETRSFINEQEISNTPQEKFRVDAIKDKEGNLRSAKDGNIIASKEELAKRVGDLTLDNKGQITLNGEKYKVVSDYEMLQKGYRTKSVEQTLNDSFKVQQTNYELMKRNSDGGSWLSNVANKFFR, translated from the coding sequence ATGATTAGAAAGATTATTTTATTTGCATTGTTTTCTAGTTTTATTTATGCAAAAGATAATGTGATTTATGTTTATGGTTATGCTGATACATTAGCAGAAATGCTAAAAAACATATCGCTATTTTATACAACTAGCTTTAATAAAATTATTCAAGCTAGTTTAGTTGTTGGATTAGCAGTAACAATAATAAAGAGTGTATTAAACCCAAAATCCAATATATTAGTAAATATAGTAAAATCTTTTGTTATTTCAATAATTGTAGTAATGATTTTTTTTCGTGCAGGACCAGGTAAAGAATATAGCTATATTATAAAAGATGAAACAAATAATGTTGTAAAAAATGTATCGCATATCCCTATAGGATTAGGAAAAATGCTTGAAATTAGCACTACATTTGAAAGAATAATGACAGATGTCATGGAACAAGCTTTGCAAAATGTCAATGATGAGGTAGATAGATTTTCTAAGAATGGATTTATTTTTCCTTTAAAGGCAAAAATGCTTTACAATGATATACAATACAACAATACTCCTTTCCAAAATAATGTAGGCACATATTTAAATGAATGCCTAATTCGTTATGGTGGTATAGATAGCTCAAGTAATTATCTTGATAATTTACTTTGGGGCGGAACAACATTTCAAAACTTAAGCAGAGCAAATGGTTTGCATCAACAAATGGGGAATAACTTAATTGATAATATGAAATTAAGTGGTGTTTATCAAGGATTTTTAGTAAATTATATAACAAAAGATAATGAAATTAGAATTGTTACTTGTAAGACACTATACGAAAAAATTAAAAATGATTTTAAAAATATAAAATTAGATAAAGAATTATATGCTAAATATAAAACTATTTTTGTAGATAATCTTTCAAAAGATAAAGCTTTAAATAAATTGAATAGCTTTGTAAAATTATGGAGTAATGGTATTGATGATAGTAATGAAATATTAAAGCACAATGTTTTACTAAATACATTAAATACTAGCTTTGTAAATAGAGCTGAAACGCTAGGAGTTAGTGCAAAAGCTAGTGTTTTTGGCTTAGCAACAGCTCAAATGCACTCAAAAGAGCAATTTACAATATCTACTCAAATGGCAATTACGCATTTACCTGAATTAAAAGCTATGGTTCATGTTATAGTTGTAGCATTAAGCCCTTTATTAATGCTATTTGCAATATTGTTTATGAACGCTATGTTTGCAAAAACTTTCGTAACATTACATTTGTGGATAGTGTTATGGAATCCAATAATTGCAATAATTAACTTTATGATTACTGATAAAGTAGAAAAAATAGTTGAATATTTAAATTCGCAAGGTATATCTCCTTTCAGTGTTATAGGTTCAAATTATTTAGATGGCGTAATATTAGATTATATTGCATTTGAAGGCACACTATGGTGGTTAGTGCCATTATTAGCAATGGCAATAGCAACAGGTTCAGCATACGCATTTACACAACTTGCAACTAGCTTAGGACAACAATTCTCAAGCGCAAGTATGATGGGTGCAAGACAAGTAACCAGTATGGCAACGCAAGGCTCACAAAGTATTAGAGATGGTAGTAGCACATATACTAAAGATGGAACAGGTGTTACTAGAAACTTTACTGATGTAGCTAATGGACAAAAAGTTGATTATGCGATGAGATATGGTAATACTGATACTATGCAAGAATTAGAAGTAAAAGGAACTAATTTCCATCAAAAATATGGAAATACAGGTCATACGCTTGATGGTAGCTTTAGCAACCTAGCTGTTGGAGAAACGCTAACAAATAGTGTAAAACAAGGGTTTAATAAAGCAAATAATACTAATATCACAACAGGTTCTCAAGAAGGATTTAGTAAAATTGATACAGGCTCTACTTCAAAACAATATTCTGATTCTGAGCAAAAACAAATGACTGAACAAGTAGCTAAAATAATGACTGAATCAAAATCATTTGAAGAAGCACTACAAAAACTAAATAATGCAGGTTATAATACAAGTGCAGACTTTAAACAATATTTTAGTGAAGACACAAAAGCAAGTTTTGGAGCAGGAGCAGGTGCAAATGCTAATGTAGGCAAAAGTGAAAATATAAGTAAAGGTGCAAATGCTAGTGTTCAAGTATCAAGTTCTACTAGCTCAGGTGCTCAAGCGTCTGATAGTCAAGGGACAAATATACAAAATATGGTTCAAAAAGCATTTAAGTCTGGTGCAATCACTAAAGCAGATAATTCAGAAAACCAAACAGATGCTCATTCTAATACTCAACAAAAAACAGATACTAGCACATATAACACCTCGATAACTACTTTAAAAAGTGGTGTCCATTCAAAAGTTCAAAACTATACACACGGTAATAGTTATGGGACAGAAAATGCACAAAATAGAAATATTAGCCAAAATGCAGTGGCATCTTATATGAATGCTACATTGCAAGAATATGAAAATCAACATGGTGCGATGAGCATTGAAGACAGAATCAAATTTAATATTGATCAAGCTTCAAAAATAGGAAATATGACAGCCGGTATGACTGATACTAAAGAAATTTCTAACGCTTTAGGATTAGGAATCAATGCACCACAAGATGGAGTTAGCAATTATACAGGTTATGACAAATTTAAACATAATTTTGAAAATGCTCAAAGCAGCGTAAATGAAACAAGGTCATTTATAAATGAGCAAGAAATTTCAAACACTCCACAAGAAAAATTTAGAGTTGATGCAATAAAAGATAAAGAAGGTAATTTAAGAAGCGCAAAAGATGGCAATATAATTGCCTCAAAAGAAGAACTTGCAAAGCGTGTAGGCGATTTAACTCTTGATAATAAAGGGCAAATTACATTGAATGGGGAAAAATATAAAGTAGTAAGTGATTACGAAATGCTACAAAAAGGATATAGAACTAAAAGTGTTGAGCAAACTTTAAATGATTCTTTTAAAGTTCAACAAACTAACTATGAATTAATGAAAAGGAATAGCGATGGTGGTTCTTGGCTTTCAAATGTAGCTAATAAATTTTTTAGATAG
- a CDS encoding conjugal transfer protein TraH, which translates to MKKLTFIFVFLSSAYALTWHDISVTHNMYQADHAYARNGFFNGGGFVAKFKRDTFSLMNVEPPHIKAGCNGIDIGLGGLSFISFDELKDKLKTIMQNAQGYAFKLAISTLCKECDAILSSLEQISNAINSLNFDSCAIAANGVGYLANEISGFLTDNGNNKDYKNSKEETEKDFPSTLNTYTNAVVDKIGKVGDFFGNGNISKEDKANYVKNLGSVIFWSIKKVNKKSEYTSEDQKYQAIISWLIGVDIVRKQTEANITTNLVPIEAKYSSFEIQDDASNKMKKIFEIIFSKDDTQTIKIPIYLLKQDTTGKNTVEMVDKSINIYKDIGKVYKELSDNVFTLLNDMTTKYELGTDSINVLNNYPMLPKEFFNAIVYDNSVLKNIDSKTTLSYSACQNVKKNFLCDNLNNQINKLIKSIALKIISNDLLEKLNEFQLFLLELQNDKGISVDKKEGFAEMIDSKYLELVKNAISKLEEQSEALRIQFQEEYTKSVESIQEALKKQEQSQQGIVTNNGGKK; encoded by the coding sequence ATGAAAAAACTAACTTTTATTTTTGTTTTTTTATCATCTGCCTATGCTTTAACTTGGCACGATATTAGTGTTACGCATAATATGTATCAAGCAGACCATGCTTATGCAAGGAATGGTTTTTTTAACGGAGGCGGATTCGTAGCAAAATTTAAAAGAGATACTTTTAGTTTAATGAATGTAGAGCCACCACATATAAAAGCTGGTTGTAATGGTATTGATATTGGTTTAGGTGGTCTTAGTTTTATTTCTTTTGATGAGTTAAAAGATAAATTAAAGACAATTATGCAAAACGCTCAAGGTTACGCTTTTAAATTAGCGATTTCAACACTTTGTAAAGAATGTGATGCTATTTTATCTAGCCTAGAGCAAATATCAAATGCAATTAATAGCTTAAACTTTGATTCTTGTGCAATTGCTGCAAATGGTGTTGGTTACTTAGCAAATGAAATTAGTGGTTTTCTTACCGATAATGGAAATAATAAAGATTATAAAAATAGTAAAGAAGAAACCGAAAAAGATTTTCCTTCAACTTTAAATACTTACACAAATGCAGTTGTAGATAAAATAGGAAAAGTAGGAGATTTTTTTGGTAATGGAAATATTTCTAAAGAAGATAAGGCAAACTATGTTAAGAATTTAGGTAGCGTTATTTTTTGGTCTATTAAAAAAGTTAATAAAAAATCAGAATATACAAGTGAAGACCAAAAATATCAAGCAATAATATCTTGGCTTATTGGTGTAGATATTGTTCGTAAGCAAACTGAAGCAAATATAACAACAAATTTAGTCCCAATAGAAGCAAAATATTCATCTTTTGAAATACAAGATGATGCTTCAAATAAAATGAAAAAAATTTTTGAAATTATATTTAGCAAAGATGACACACAAACTATAAAAATACCTATTTATCTATTAAAACAAGATACAACAGGCAAGAATACTGTTGAGATGGTAGATAAGAGCATAAACATATATAAAGATATAGGTAAAGTATATAAAGAGCTTAGCGATAATGTATTTACTCTACTAAACGATATGACAACTAAATACGAGCTAGGAACAGATTCAATAAATGTTTTAAATAATTATCCTATGTTACCAAAAGAGTTTTTTAATGCGATTGTATATGATAATTCAGTATTAAAAAATATAGACTCAAAAACTACTTTATCCTATTCTGCTTGTCAAAATGTAAAAAAGAACTTTTTATGTGATAACTTAAATAATCAAATCAATAAATTAATAAAAAGCATTGCTTTAAAAATTATTTCAAATGATTTATTAGAAAAATTAAATGAATTTCAGTTGTTTTTATTAGAACTACAAAATGATAAAGGTATTTCTGTTGATAAAAAAGAAGGTTTTGCTGAAATGATAGATTCAAAATACTTAGAATTAGTTAAAAATGCAATATCTAAATTAGAAGAACAAAGTGAAGCATTAAGAATTCAATTTCAAGAAGAATATACAAAAAGTGTTGAAAGCATTCAAGAAGCACTTAAAAAACAAGAGCAAAGCCAACAAGGAATAGTAACCAACAATGGAGGTAAAAAATGA
- a CDS encoding S26 family signal peptidase: MQFNTLINKLLSKKNIRIIFIINIIFCIIFILFLAFFINTKLNKSFTLITSNSIGKKIILTQITDKNLELKDLKNKIVIIEKTTPYSNKHFKHIAKYIKCVEGDILKVTKEKEYFCNDVYLGFAQNTNSKGKEIKNFVFNGAIPKNKFFAMGTHLMSYDSRYFGFIDKTQIVRNEVF, translated from the coding sequence ATGCAATTTAATACATTGATTAACAAACTTCTTAGCAAGAAAAATATTAGAATTATATTTATTATAAATATAATTTTTTGCATTATTTTTATATTGTTTTTAGCCTTTTTTATTAATACAAAATTAAATAAATCTTTTACGCTAATTACTAGCAATAGTATAGGCAAGAAAATAATTCTAACCCAAATCACTGATAAAAATTTAGAATTAAAAGACCTAAAAAACAAAATAGTAATCATTGAAAAAACAACTCCTTATTCTAACAAACACTTTAAGCACATTGCTAAATATATTAAATGTGTTGAAGGCGATATTTTAAAAGTTACTAAAGAAAAAGAGTATTTTTGCAATGATGTTTATTTAGGTTTTGCACAAAATACAAATAGCAAAGGGAAAGAGATTAAAAATTTTGTTTTTAATGGAGCTATACCTAAGAATAAATTTTTCGCAATGGGAACTCATTTAATGAGTTACGATAGTCGCTACTTTGGTTTTATTGATAAGACACAAATAGTTAGAAATGAAGTTTTTTAA
- a CDS encoding TraC family protein has protein sequence MHKEYTSLPTHEFNKIYKRYKFSDFLNYSFYDFENNIYYNNDDTFGVILECSTRIKASIKTSQTIENIIKILPNDMFLQVSMLGLKNIKDTIDFWQQEHKRRSNNSVGLNSELCNNTIESMAKFYYRKTKEPICMNMPTTFKKNVLLFSIKSKSLDKIMEFKENIYNSLLSDSFHPTFLEPQKLKTYIYELLNPNAIYDSDGTLKHTPKYNKEQLINKQLINTTTEIKIHDEYLNIDNKNIITLTPISYPSEAFLSDFGEKLGNTIGSSINNNQFRDNFLITANITKLPEGRTKAAKRNHTMILSQKAFPIFRKFLKVREESEGILERIDNNNETLYAFDLNVCVYGNDLKSTKESVEIVKKMWNSGDSKIVLSECNSIHQLVFLNSLPLNVNEEYMFDLADKYFSFFPNQITQFLPLESDWSGGNPNLIFTSRRGNIVGIDLFKDSETSYNGYIVASSGGGKSVLLNNLVFNTYCKGDRVFILDYDNSFRRIVEILGGQYINLSLENPISFNPFSDIQTLKDLIDEEEYLSSFIYALGCSNNKEEAEKEEKYIKSKIIESVRALYNSLGSNLEITNIRDKLKSTNEPKLIYFAESLRNYCKGGVYEKFFSGRCQFNVEKELIAVEFKGVEDQTDLRDSLIMLLTYHMKQMMYNNDDRKNNIQIIFDEAHRFLGKNPRMDDFIDNAYRRARKYGASIIIATQSFGDICNSKGEVSRAGETIISNSPWKFFMRQNEESVALLVESNKFALSNHEVQLLRDVKMYKDNYSEFVLINPEGFKFALRLVMDRYFYYVTTTNMNDKVRLKTIADIFNVNTHESINLLIQYEKDIDNYVKNGFTIIEAVEKVYKNAI, from the coding sequence ATGCATAAAGAATATACAAGTTTGCCAACACACGAGTTTAATAAGATTTATAAAAGATATAAATTTAGCGATTTTCTAAACTATTCTTTTTATGACTTTGAAAATAATATATATTATAACAATGATGATACTTTTGGAGTTATATTAGAATGCTCTACTAGAATAAAAGCAAGTATAAAGACTTCTCAAACAATAGAAAATATAATAAAAATATTACCAAATGATATGTTCTTGCAAGTAAGTATGTTAGGCTTAAAGAATATAAAAGATACTATTGATTTTTGGCAACAAGAACACAAAAGAAGATCTAATAATAGCGTAGGTTTAAATAGTGAATTGTGCAACAACACAATAGAATCGATGGCGAAATTTTATTATAGAAAAACAAAAGAGCCTATATGTATGAATATGCCTACAACTTTTAAGAAAAATGTATTATTGTTTTCTATAAAATCTAAGAGTTTAGATAAAATTATGGAATTTAAAGAAAATATATATAATTCTTTATTAAGCGATTCATTCCATCCTACTTTTTTAGAACCACAAAAATTAAAAACATATATATATGAGCTATTAAATCCCAATGCGATATATGATAGCGATGGAACACTAAAACATACACCTAAATACAATAAAGAACAGCTTATTAATAAGCAATTAATAAATACAACAACTGAAATTAAAATTCATGATGAATATTTAAATATTGACAATAAAAATATTATCACACTCACTCCTATATCATATCCAAGTGAAGCTTTTTTGAGCGATTTTGGAGAAAAGTTAGGAAACACAATTGGTAGTTCAATAAACAATAATCAGTTTAGAGATAATTTTTTAATTACGGCAAATATTACAAAACTACCAGAAGGTAGAACAAAGGCAGCAAAAAGAAATCACACTATGATTTTATCACAAAAGGCATTTCCTATTTTTAGAAAATTTTTAAAAGTTAGAGAAGAAAGCGAGGGTATTCTTGAGAGAATTGATAATAACAATGAAACGCTTTATGCGTTTGACTTAAATGTTTGTGTTTATGGTAATGATTTAAAAAGCACGAAAGAAAGTGTTGAAATTGTTAAAAAAATGTGGAACTCAGGAGATAGTAAAATCGTATTGAGCGAATGTAACTCTATTCATCAATTAGTATTTTTAAACTCTTTACCATTAAATGTCAATGAAGAATATATGTTTGACCTAGCAGACAAATATTTTTCATTTTTCCCAAATCAAATAACACAATTTTTACCACTGGAATCAGATTGGAGTGGTGGAAATCCAAATTTAATTTTTACTTCAAGAAGAGGTAATATCGTAGGGATAGATTTATTTAAGGATAGCGAAACTTCTTATAATGGATATATTGTTGCGAGTTCTGGTGGTGGTAAATCTGTTTTACTTAATAATTTAGTTTTTAATACATATTGTAAAGGCGATAGAGTTTTTATTTTAGATTACGATAACTCTTTTAGAAGGATTGTTGAAATCTTGGGTGGTCAATATATCAATTTAAGCTTAGAAAACCCTATAAGTTTTAATCCGTTCTCGGACATTCAAACACTTAAAGATTTAATTGATGAAGAAGAATATTTAAGCTCATTCATTTATGCTTTAGGGTGTTCAAATAATAAAGAAGAAGCTGAAAAAGAAGAAAAATATATAAAAAGTAAAATTATAGAAAGCGTAAGAGCTTTATATAATAGTTTGGGTAGCAACTTAGAAATAACAAACATAAGAGATAAGCTAAAAAGCACAAATGAACCAAAATTAATATATTTTGCAGAATCTTTAAGAAACTATTGTAAGGGTGGTGTTTATGAAAAATTCTTTTCAGGTAGATGTCAATTTAATGTTGAAAAAGAATTAATCGCTGTTGAGTTTAAAGGAGTAGAAGACCAAACCGATTTAAGAGATTCACTTATTATGTTGCTTACATATCACATGAAGCAAATGATGTATAACAACGATGATAGAAAAAATAATATTCAAATTATTTTTGATGAGGCTCATAGATTTTTAGGCAAAAATCCAAGAATGGATGATTTTATAGACAACGCATATAGAAGAGCAAGGAAATATGGAGCTTCAATAATTATTGCTACACAAAGTTTTGGAGATATTTGCAATTCAAAAGGCGAAGTATCAAGAGCTGGGGAAACTATTATTTCTAACTCGCCGTGGAAATTTTTTATGAGGCAAAATGAAGAATCGGTTGCATTGTTAGTAGAGTCTAACAAATTTGCTTTATCAAATCATGAAGTGCAATTATTAAGAGATGTCAAAATGTATAAGGATAATTATTCTGAATTTGTATTAATTAATCCAGAGGGTTTTAAATTTGCATTAAGACTTGTAATGGATAGATATTTTTATTATGTAACCACTACTAATATGAATGATAAAGTAAGATTAAAAACTATTGCAGATATATTTAATGTAAATACACACGAGTCTATAAATCTTTTAATCCAATACGAAAAAGATATAGATAATTATGTTAAAAATGGCTTTACCATAATAGAAGCAGTTGAGAAAGTTTATAAAAATGCAATTTAA
- a CDS encoding TraV family lipoprotein, which produces MNNIKICVLSVFAILSFSACSHKQEVAIQSDEIKREIIEKNVEVEKYKKEMLKNNEHYSEQHLKQSLYENYKTNNEKPLYKNPQFAVITIFPYVSDDGIYHEYERVWIKVQEGDFVLNQNGNLKNKGKNKK; this is translated from the coding sequence ATGAATAATATAAAAATATGTGTTTTAAGTGTTTTTGCAATTTTAAGCTTTAGTGCTTGTTCGCATAAACAAGAAGTAGCTATACAAAGCGATGAGATAAAAAGAGAAATTATTGAAAAAAATGTGGAAGTTGAAAAATATAAAAAAGAAATGCTAAAAAATAATGAGCATTATTCAGAACAACATTTAAAACAATCATTATATGAAAATTACAAAACAAATAATGAAAAACCACTTTATAAAAACCCACAATTTGCAGTAATTACAATTTTTCCTTATGTAAGTGATGATGGAATTTATCATGAATATGAGAGGGTTTGGATAAAAGTTCAAGAAGGCGATTTTGTGCTTAATCAAAATGGAAATTTAAAAAATAAAGGGAAAAATAAAAAATGA
- a CDS encoding TrbI/VirB10 family protein, with translation MKILDMLKKIFSNETDPNELQSKRKLTLVIIGIVAFLIIYITLSSNTKEIKIPQRLQNDSVFKDNTTKNIARDRWAAEAVDDLHKQKQELEKQQSMTDKLQKEIADLKEKLNQNKYQYETNKDNAFKTDFQAPTPKEVADTSRITNIDNIATQSRPIRKESLLDPTYKSNIIYTNLDNALESRKIVDTEEVLKEDKEEKVEPLSNNFLIPTGSIIKAVLLSGFDAPTLAQAKTNPAPILLKVTDFTIAANNFSQDVKDCFIVAEGYGDLSSERAYIRTNTLTCINSDNKAVISDIAGYVSGEDGKNGLRGRVVDKKGAVLGRSIIAGFLSGIGEAFGSRGLITTTNTDGSQISGFNGELTTKDIVNQSLGKGVSNAANKLADFYLKMADQISPVIEISANREVEIILTKNMIVDLNKSEILKETIE, from the coding sequence ATGAAGATACTAGATATGTTAAAGAAAATATTTTCAAATGAAACAGATCCTAATGAGTTACAATCAAAAAGAAAATTAACTCTTGTGATTATAGGAATTGTTGCTTTTTTAATTATTTATATTACTTTATCAAGTAATACAAAAGAAATAAAAATACCACAAAGATTGCAAAACGATAGTGTATTTAAAGACAATACTACTAAAAATATTGCTAGAGATAGATGGGCTGCTGAGGCTGTAGATGATTTGCATAAACAAAAGCAAGAACTAGAAAAGCAACAATCAATGACTGATAAGTTACAAAAAGAGATTGCAGATTTAAAAGAAAAGTTGAATCAAAATAAATATCAATATGAAACAAATAAAGATAATGCTTTTAAAACAGATTTTCAAGCACCTACACCGAAAGAAGTTGCAGACACTTCAAGAATAACCAATATAGATAATATTGCCACACAAAGCAGACCAATAAGGAAAGAAAGCTTATTAGACCCTACATATAAATCAAATATTATTTATACAAACTTAGACAATGCTTTAGAAAGTAGAAAAATAGTAGATACAGAAGAAGTATTGAAAGAAGATAAAGAAGAAAAAGTAGAACCATTAAGCAATAATTTTTTAATCCCAACAGGTTCAATTATTAAAGCAGTTTTGCTTAGTGGATTCGATGCACCAACTTTAGCCCAAGCAAAAACAAACCCTGCACCAATTTTATTAAAAGTTACAGATTTTACAATAGCTGCTAACAATTTTTCTCAAGATGTAAAAGATTGTTTTATAGTAGCTGAAGGCTATGGCGACTTATCAAGTGAAAGAGCGTATATTAGAACAAATACGCTTACTTGTATAAATAGCGATAATAAAGCTGTGATAAGTGATATTGCTGGTTATGTTAGTGGAGAAGATGGCAAGAATGGACTTAGAGGCCGTGTAGTTGATAAAAAAGGAGCTGTCTTAGGTCGTTCAATTATTGCTGGTTTTTTAAGTGGTATAGGAGAAGCATTTGGTAGCAGAGGACTTATTACAACTACAAATACTGATGGTTCTCAAATTAGTGGTTTTAATGGAGAACTTACAACGAAAGATATAGTAAATCAAAGTCTTGGAAAAGGTGTATCTAATGCCGCAAACAAACTTGCTGACTTTTACTTAAAAATGGCAGACCAAATAAGTCCGGTAATTGAAATTTCAGCTAATCGTGAAGTTGAAATTATTCTTACAAAAAATATGATAGTTGATTTAAACAAATCAGAAATATTAAAAGAAACTATTGAATAA
- a CDS encoding type-F conjugative transfer system secretin TraK has protein sequence MIKKILIAVFSICSSYAVTIIESPSDGEAIAVSNRSVNRIVLPYKIKDLAYSKEKGLIVNINENQAFIKYVPIQKDIYANDPNDRRNTPIQSQIIYSRAKPAEVFFITSGKTYSFSLIPKDIKTQTIIINDYVKDKKVALKYETSNNYTAIMSDMIKKVYLGNSPKGFKIQEFNKVVSKDHIKTITLKQVQEGALYKAYLFEVKNNTSVSRAIDEKEFFKYVENPALAISVYFQNEFNEFLPHSIAKIVVITKANQ, from the coding sequence ATGATTAAGAAAATATTAATTGCAGTATTTTCAATTTGCAGTTCTTATGCAGTTACAATAATTGAAAGCCCTAGTGATGGAGAAGCAATTGCTGTTTCAAATAGGAGCGTAAATAGAATTGTATTGCCATATAAAATAAAAGATTTAGCGTATTCAAAAGAAAAAGGCTTAATTGTGAATATAAATGAAAATCAAGCATTTATAAAATATGTGCCTATACAAAAAGACATATATGCAAATGACCCAAACGATAGAAGAAATACCCCTATACAAAGCCAAATAATCTATTCAAGGGCAAAACCTGCAGAAGTATTTTTTATAACAAGTGGAAAAACATACTCTTTTTCTTTGATACCTAAGGACATAAAAACCCAAACTATTATAATAAATGATTATGTTAAAGATAAAAAAGTTGCCTTAAAATATGAAACTAGCAATAACTATACTGCAATAATGTCGGATATGATAAAAAAAGTTTATTTGGGTAATTCTCCAAAAGGCTTTAAGATTCAAGAATTTAATAAAGTAGTAAGTAAAGACCACATAAAAACAATAACTCTAAAACAGGTGCAAGAAGGTGCTTTATATAAAGCATATCTATTTGAAGTAAAAAATAATACTTCAGTTAGTAGAGCAATTGATGAAAAAGAATTTTTTAAATATGTAGAAAATCCTGCATTAGCAATTAGTGTTTATTTCCAAAATGAGTTTAATGAATTTTTGCCACATTCAATAGCAAAAATTGTCGTAATCACAAAGGCTAATCAATGA